One Burkholderia pyrrocinia DNA segment encodes these proteins:
- a CDS encoding YXWGXW repeat-containing protein: MKIRSVSLAVLACASAVLMSACVVEPVRPPQPAPLVEVAPPPPAPGYRWAKGHYRWAGNHWAWVPGHWVAVY, from the coding sequence ATGAAGATCCGATCCGTTTCGCTTGCCGTGCTGGCGTGTGCGAGTGCCGTGCTGATGTCCGCCTGCGTGGTGGAGCCCGTACGCCCGCCGCAGCCGGCGCCGCTCGTCGAAGTGGCGCCGCCGCCACCGGCACCGGGCTATCGCTGGGCGAAGGGGCACTACCGGTGGGCCGGCAATCACTGGGCATGGGTGCCCGGGCACTGGGTGGCCGTGTACTGA
- a CDS encoding DUF1501 domain-containing protein encodes MALSRRQFLSIAAAGAGAILVAPRIVFANVETDRRFVFVIQRGAADGLNIVVPYADSAYASLRGALAIDTTAATRLDGTFALHPSLAQTAQLYRDGQALFVHAIASPYRDRSHFDGQNVLETGGRTPYQVKDGWLNRLAALLPATRESAIAFAPTVPLALRGTVQAASYAPSGLPAAPDDLLARVSALYEADAQLGPLWQSAMEARGLAGDAHARQDPAGVGKLAATFLARDDGPRIAMIETGGWDTHSAQNARLANQLKALDTMLAALRDGLGPAWQQTTVLVATEFGRTAAVNGTGGTDHGQASVAMLAGGAVAGGRVIADWPGLRPGDLYEGRDLKPTASLDALISGAAAESLRLDPRRTASALFAESGATRPMTGLIRGAV; translated from the coding sequence ATGGCACTGTCCCGCCGACAATTCCTCAGCATCGCCGCCGCAGGCGCGGGCGCGATCCTCGTCGCGCCGCGGATCGTGTTCGCGAACGTCGAGACCGACCGGCGCTTCGTGTTCGTGATCCAGCGCGGCGCAGCCGACGGCCTGAACATCGTCGTCCCGTATGCCGACTCCGCGTATGCGTCGCTGCGCGGCGCGCTCGCGATCGATACGACGGCCGCGACGCGGCTCGACGGCACGTTCGCGCTGCATCCGTCGCTCGCGCAGACCGCGCAGTTGTACCGCGACGGGCAGGCGCTGTTCGTCCACGCGATTGCGTCGCCGTATCGCGACCGTTCGCATTTCGACGGCCAGAACGTGCTCGAAACGGGTGGCCGCACGCCATATCAGGTGAAGGACGGCTGGCTGAACCGGCTCGCCGCGCTGCTGCCGGCGACGCGCGAAAGCGCGATCGCGTTCGCGCCGACCGTGCCGCTCGCGTTGCGCGGCACCGTGCAGGCCGCATCGTATGCGCCGTCCGGTTTGCCGGCCGCGCCGGACGACCTGCTCGCGCGCGTGTCGGCGCTTTACGAGGCCGACGCGCAGCTCGGCCCGTTGTGGCAGTCGGCGATGGAAGCACGCGGCCTCGCCGGCGACGCGCATGCGCGGCAGGATCCGGCGGGCGTCGGCAAGCTTGCCGCGACGTTCCTCGCGCGCGACGACGGCCCGCGGATCGCGATGATCGAAACGGGCGGCTGGGACACGCACAGTGCGCAGAACGCGCGACTCGCGAATCAACTGAAGGCGCTCGACACGATGCTCGCCGCGCTGCGCGACGGCCTCGGGCCTGCATGGCAGCAGACCACGGTGCTGGTCGCGACCGAGTTCGGCCGCACGGCCGCGGTGAACGGCACGGGCGGCACCGATCACGGGCAGGCGTCGGTCGCGATGCTGGCGGGCGGCGCGGTCGCGGGCGGCCGCGTGATCGCCGACTGGCCGGGGCTGCGGCCGGGCGACCTGTATGAAGGCCGCGACCTGAAGCCGACCGCATCGCTCGATGCGCTGATCTCGGGCGCGGCCGCCGAAAGCCTGCGGCTCGATCCCCGCCGCACCGCGTCCGCGCTATTCGCGGAAAGCGGCGCGACGCGGCCGATGACCGGCCTGATTCGCGGGGCAGTGTGA
- a CDS encoding periplasmic heavy metal sensor: MSERGWKFILVGSVVLNVFMLGAIGGGAYQWFSTHRDLHEAGASAQRTALRFAADELPDARQREFADALKAARKNGRDFAREGRDGRITVLDLLAAPQLDRAAIDAALDRTRAADTAMRAQVERSVVDFAATLTPEERVKFVDGLQRSGNWRLPPKLQKKQDAPASR, encoded by the coding sequence ATGAGCGAACGCGGCTGGAAATTCATCCTCGTCGGCTCGGTCGTGCTGAACGTGTTCATGCTCGGCGCGATCGGCGGCGGCGCGTATCAGTGGTTCTCGACGCATCGCGACCTGCACGAGGCGGGCGCATCCGCGCAGCGCACCGCGTTGCGTTTCGCGGCGGACGAATTGCCCGATGCGCGACAGCGCGAGTTTGCCGACGCGCTGAAGGCTGCGCGCAAGAACGGCCGCGATTTCGCGCGGGAAGGGCGCGACGGCCGGATCACCGTGCTGGATCTGCTCGCCGCGCCGCAACTCGATCGCGCGGCGATCGACGCCGCACTGGATCGCACGCGCGCGGCCGATACCGCGATGCGTGCGCAGGTCGAGCGCAGCGTCGTCGATTTCGCGGCGACGCTGACGCCCGAAGAGCGCGTGAAGTTCGTCGACGGGTTGCAGCGCAGCGGCAACTGGCGTTTGCCGCCGAAGTTGCAGAAGAAGCAGGACGCGCCGGCGAGTCGGTAA
- a CDS encoding DUF1800 domain-containing protein — protein sequence MDHPNDTTPAAIALNRFGLGARADEAPPADLKAALVAQFDRYDARPAAWAGEPDAVALATRFANARNAMTGDDVAAKRATAQSIRRDGYDAYRSAVAARLNSALNTPAPFVERLVHFWANHFAVSVDKGQVAAYAGAFERDAIRPHVLGRFEDMLVAVEQHPAMQVFLDQARSVGPDSPAALRAQARNPSAKRGLNENLAREIMELHTLGVRTGYTQADVTEFARALTGWSIAGGNGPQPGDAAPGAFVFRPKLHEPGTRTVMGRTYDQPGEAQARAILHDLARSDATGRHIAFQLARHFVADNPPPALTDRLARAFDASGGDLPTVYRALVDAPDAWSPANRKFKTPWEWAVSSLRGLGWRDTGDLKAAPLLAQLGQPVWRPGSPAGYDDVAASWAAPDALVRRVEIAQRLAARTGDRLDPRTLGNTLLAGSMSAPTATALSRAESATTSLALLLVSPDFQRR from the coding sequence ATGGACCACCCGAACGACACCACGCCGGCCGCGATCGCGCTGAACCGCTTCGGTCTCGGCGCACGGGCCGACGAAGCGCCGCCTGCCGACCTGAAGGCGGCGCTCGTCGCGCAATTCGACCGTTACGACGCGCGGCCCGCCGCGTGGGCCGGCGAACCGGACGCGGTTGCGCTCGCGACGCGCTTCGCGAACGCGCGCAACGCGATGACGGGCGACGACGTGGCCGCGAAGCGCGCGACCGCGCAATCGATCCGGCGCGACGGCTACGACGCGTATCGCAGCGCCGTCGCCGCACGGTTGAACAGCGCGCTGAACACGCCCGCGCCGTTCGTCGAACGCCTCGTGCATTTCTGGGCGAACCATTTCGCGGTGTCGGTCGACAAGGGGCAGGTGGCCGCGTACGCGGGCGCGTTCGAACGCGACGCGATCCGACCGCACGTGCTCGGCCGCTTCGAGGACATGCTCGTCGCCGTCGAACAGCATCCCGCGATGCAGGTCTTTCTCGACCAGGCGCGCTCGGTCGGCCCCGACAGCCCGGCCGCGCTGCGCGCACAAGCACGCAATCCGTCAGCGAAGCGCGGGCTCAACGAGAACCTCGCGCGCGAAATCATGGAGCTGCACACGCTCGGCGTGCGCACGGGCTACACGCAAGCCGATGTGACGGAATTCGCACGCGCGCTGACGGGTTGGAGCATCGCCGGCGGGAACGGGCCGCAGCCGGGCGATGCCGCGCCCGGCGCGTTCGTGTTCCGTCCGAAGCTGCACGAGCCGGGCACGCGCACGGTGATGGGGCGGACCTACGACCAGCCGGGAGAGGCGCAGGCGCGCGCGATCCTGCACGACCTCGCGCGGTCGGATGCGACGGGCCGGCACATCGCGTTCCAGCTTGCCCGTCATTTCGTCGCCGACAATCCGCCGCCCGCGCTGACCGACCGGCTGGCCCGCGCGTTCGATGCGAGCGGCGGCGACCTGCCGACCGTCTATCGCGCGCTCGTCGATGCGCCCGATGCGTGGTCGCCGGCCAACCGCAAGTTCAAGACGCCGTGGGAGTGGGCCGTGTCGTCGTTGCGCGGGCTCGGCTGGCGCGACACGGGCGACCTGAAGGCCGCGCCGCTGCTCGCGCAGCTCGGCCAGCCGGTGTGGCGGCCGGGCTCGCCGGCCGGCTATGACGACGTCGCCGCGAGCTGGGCCGCACCCGACGCGCTCGTGCGCCGCGTCGAGATCGCGCAGCGCCTGGCTGCACGCACGGGCGACCGGCTCGATCCGCGCACGCTCGGCAACACGCTGCTCGCCGGTTCGATGAGCGCGCCGACGGCGACCGCGCTGTCGCGCGCGGAAAGCGCGACCACGTCGCTCGCGCTGCTGCTCGTATCGCCCGATTTCCAACGGAGATGA